The Acidicapsa ligni genome has a window encoding:
- a CDS encoding sensor histidine kinase translates to MLRRTIDATIHQDLQERVDDVRIEIQHLGPHFTLDKAQEHFESVYRDRDEGKWLQIRDQNGQWIYRSSRMAYFNVPLSFTHDHPATGDLSEFILGGHPVRALSIALFINDQRYTVETGISMNKPRILLHNFGICLLLLTPIVVVVAAAGGHLMSRKALAPVNRIAQEARRISDKNLDTRLPVSTTKDELSFLSITLNNMLARIDAGFRSVKDFTANASHELRTPLARIRTEAEIALLRPREVGEYREILEHMHQSSIEMSVLVDNLLTLARAEAGTEIFRLTPIDLQVIIAEIAQEWRPITERLSINLYTNFQHSTTNQEAVFVLGDRLSLLRILRIWLDNSCKFTAANGSITIEAVMNVSSATLAVIDDGIGIAPEHQKHIFNRFYRVKGDTSEQSVGAGLGLTLAEWIADQHKTHIIVDSVPGHGSRFQMCLPRVGNEVSALKPAVLDMIKSLPKSLTL, encoded by the coding sequence ATGCTCCGTCGTACGATCGATGCCACCATCCATCAGGACCTGCAGGAGAGAGTAGATGATGTTCGCATCGAGATTCAGCATCTCGGCCCGCACTTCACACTCGACAAAGCTCAGGAACACTTTGAGTCGGTATATCGTGATCGCGATGAAGGAAAATGGCTTCAGATTAGGGATCAAAATGGCCAATGGATTTATCGTTCATCCCGCATGGCTTACTTTAATGTGCCGTTGTCTTTCACACACGACCATCCTGCAACAGGAGATTTATCTGAATTCATTCTAGGCGGTCACCCAGTACGGGCACTTTCCATCGCTCTGTTTATCAATGATCAAAGATATACCGTAGAGACGGGCATCTCGATGAACAAGCCCCGTATCCTTCTCCATAATTTCGGCATCTGCCTCCTTCTACTTACACCAATCGTCGTAGTGGTAGCGGCGGCGGGAGGTCATCTCATGAGTCGCAAGGCGCTTGCCCCTGTAAATCGTATAGCGCAAGAGGCACGTCGAATCTCCGACAAAAATCTCGATACTCGCCTGCCTGTATCTACCACCAAGGATGAGCTCTCCTTTCTTTCCATCACTCTGAACAATATGTTGGCACGCATCGACGCTGGATTTCGCAGCGTTAAAGACTTCACGGCGAATGCCTCTCACGAACTTCGCACTCCACTCGCGCGCATTCGCACAGAAGCCGAGATCGCCCTTTTGCGGCCACGAGAAGTAGGCGAATATCGAGAGATACTGGAACATATGCACCAGAGCTCGATCGAGATGTCGGTCCTTGTCGATAACTTATTAACACTTGCCCGCGCAGAAGCCGGCACAGAAATTTTTCGCCTCACGCCGATCGATCTTCAGGTGATAATTGCAGAAATAGCACAGGAATGGAGACCGATCACCGAGCGACTCTCGATCAACCTCTACACTAATTTCCAGCATTCGACTACAAACCAGGAAGCTGTTTTTGTACTCGGAGATCGCCTGTCGTTACTGCGGATTTTGCGGATCTGGCTTGATAATAGCTGCAAATTTACTGCAGCGAACGGCTCCATCACAATCGAAGCGGTGATGAATGTGTCATCCGCTACCCTGGCTGTTATTGATGACGGTATCGGTATAGCGCCTGAGCATCAAAAGCACATTTTCAATCGGTTCTACAGGGTAAAGGGCGATACATCCGAACAAAGCGTTGGCGCCGGTTTAGGACTTACACTCGCCGAGTGGATCGCGGATCAACATAAAACACACATCATCGTCGATAGCGTGCCTGGGCATGGATCGCGATTTCAGATGTGTCTGCCCCGTGTCGGTAATGAGGTATCTGCACTGAAACCTGCTGTTTTGGACATGATCAAATCGCTTCCCAAAAGTTTAACTCTTTGA